A window of the Streptomyces sp. JB150 genome harbors these coding sequences:
- a CDS encoding SsgA family sporulation/cell division regulator, translated as MELTLQQAAHARLIMADEQEKPVPAVLRYTADDPFAVYFDFPPHAALDGQPVSWTFARALLEEGLRTPAGCGDVQLWPCGPERTVVEFHSPYGMALLQFDTAALRRFLLRSYAVVAAGQEDLGDTVDRGLSSLFDEV; from the coding sequence ATGGAACTCACCCTCCAGCAGGCCGCCCACGCCCGTCTGATCATGGCGGACGAGCAGGAGAAGCCCGTGCCCGCGGTGCTCCGGTACACGGCGGACGACCCGTTCGCCGTGTACTTCGACTTCCCGCCCCACGCCGCCCTCGACGGCCAGCCGGTCAGCTGGACCTTCGCCCGCGCCCTGCTGGAGGAAGGGCTGCGCACCCCCGCCGGCTGCGGGGACGTGCAACTGTGGCCGTGCGGCCCGGAACGCACCGTCGTGGAGTTCCACTCGCCCTACGGGATGGCGCTGCTCCAGTTCGACACCGCCGCCCTGCGCCGCTTCCTGCTGCGCAGTTACGCCGTCGTGGCGGCCGGTCAGGAGGACCTGGGGGACACCGTCGACCGGGGACTGAGCAGCCTGTTCGACGAGGTCTGA
- a CDS encoding alpha/beta hydrolase → MPAKPSRRPAPRRRALIGALSVTLLCAGLPAAAADDGQPDLTRFYRQKVTWGRCEGMDMPKDLQCGKVTVPLDYARPRTGTLDLALARYRASGDRHGSVVLNFGGPGGSGVVGLAGSGRAYMDLTDRYDVVSFDPRGVGRSSPVSCGDAFQTAEFDEDADEVLRDPRALLRQLREEAAACEKHSGPVLPHIGTVNVSRDLDVIRQALGDEKLNYLGFSYGTRLGAVYAKQFPDRVGRLALDGVDTLTEPLTEQGIAGARGQQTALEDFLDWCTRDVACPFGQDPRRAREDMLRLVRSLDRDPVPTDFGYEFTGQDLVGAIGQALYSKELWPSLERALASLMEDGETHRIEAFATGGYLLPGIPPGIPPGIPPGTGPGIPPDGPADGPADERRRETGPEHDGGLADEEDVPLDNLAAALMAVNCADDPDRPTAARVERDLDRLRAAYEQASPVFGRYRLTEVLLCYGRPPGTDFIREQVRDVDSPKLLLVGTRGDPATPYRWTVQTARRLGPSAVVLDNRGDGHTGYGSSKCVHRKVDDFLLYGSLPPNGSSCGPEDQE, encoded by the coding sequence ATGCCGGCAAAGCCGTCGAGGCGGCCCGCACCGCGGCGCCGCGCACTCATCGGGGCCCTCTCCGTGACGCTGCTGTGCGCGGGACTCCCGGCGGCGGCCGCGGACGACGGCCAGCCCGACCTGACCCGCTTCTACCGCCAGAAGGTCACCTGGGGCCGCTGCGAGGGCATGGACATGCCGAAGGACCTCCAGTGCGGCAAGGTCACCGTCCCGCTCGACTACGCCCGGCCCCGGACCGGCACCCTGGACCTGGCGCTCGCCCGCTACCGCGCCAGCGGCGACCGGCACGGCTCCGTCGTGCTGAACTTCGGCGGCCCCGGCGGTTCCGGCGTCGTCGGACTCGCCGGCAGCGGCCGGGCGTACATGGATCTGACCGACCGCTACGACGTGGTGAGCTTCGACCCGCGCGGCGTCGGCCGCTCCTCCCCCGTCAGCTGCGGGGACGCCTTCCAGACGGCGGAGTTCGACGAGGACGCCGACGAGGTGCTGCGCGATCCGCGGGCGCTGCTGCGGCAGTTGCGCGAGGAGGCCGCCGCCTGCGAGAAGCACTCGGGGCCGGTCCTGCCGCACATCGGCACCGTGAACGTCTCCCGCGACCTGGACGTCATCCGCCAGGCGCTGGGCGACGAGAAGCTCAACTACCTCGGTTTCTCCTACGGGACCCGGCTCGGCGCGGTGTACGCGAAACAGTTCCCGGACCGCGTGGGCCGGCTGGCGCTGGACGGCGTGGACACCCTGACCGAACCCCTCACCGAGCAGGGCATCGCGGGCGCGCGGGGGCAGCAGACCGCGCTGGAGGACTTCCTCGACTGGTGCACGCGGGACGTCGCCTGTCCGTTCGGGCAGGACCCGCGCCGGGCCCGGGAGGACATGCTGCGGCTGGTCCGCTCGCTGGACCGGGACCCGGTGCCGACCGACTTCGGGTACGAGTTCACCGGCCAGGACCTGGTGGGCGCCATCGGGCAGGCGCTGTACAGCAAGGAGCTGTGGCCGTCGCTGGAGCGGGCCCTGGCCTCCCTCATGGAGGACGGCGAGACCCACCGCATCGAGGCGTTCGCGACGGGCGGCTATCTCCTTCCGGGCATCCCGCCGGGCATCCCGCCAGGCATCCCGCCAGGCACTGGGCCGGGCATCCCGCCGGACGGCCCTGCTGACGGCCCGGCGGACGAGCGCCGTCGCGAGACCGGACCTGAGCACGACGGCGGCCTGGCCGACGAGGAGGACGTCCCCCTCGACAACCTGGCAGCGGCGCTGATGGCGGTCAACTGCGCGGACGATCCCGACCGCCCCACGGCCGCCCGGGTCGAACGTGACCTCGACCGGCTGCGCGCCGCGTACGAGCAGGCCTCGCCCGTCTTCGGCCGCTACCGGCTCACCGAGGTGCTGCTGTGCTACGGCCGGCCCCCGGGCACCGACTTCATCCGCGAGCAGGTGCGGGACGTCGACAGCCCGAAGCTGCTGCTGGTGGGCACCCGCGGCGACCCGGCCACGCCGTACCGCTGGACCGTGCAGACCGCGCGCCGGCTCGGACCGTCGGCGGTCGTCCTCGACAACAGGGGCGACGGGCACACCGGATACGGGTCCTCGAAGTGCGTGCACCGCAAGGTCGACGACTTCCTGCTGTACGGCTCCCTGCCCCCCAACGGCAGTTCCTGCGGGCCCGAGGACCAGGAATGA
- a CDS encoding Gfo/Idh/MocA family oxidoreductase, which yields MGDVLGVAVLGAGHMGADHLRRLDQVVSGARVAAVADPDADRAKEAVAGLAGVTVHTETEAALDAPGVEAVLIASPGPAHEEALRAALARGLPVLCEKPMVPESAGALRVVEAEARLGRRLAQVGFMRRYDPEYGRLKELLDSGRLGRTLMLHCVHRNVSSPPDFTSAMLIDSSVAHEIDAARWLLAQELTAVTVVRPRPSALAPEGLLDPQFVLFETEAGALVDVEVFVNCGFGYQVRCEAVCEAGSARIGEERSVLVTAGGEARAQVPRDYLVRFAQAYDREVQAWVDATRRGRVTGPSAWDGYAAAAVAEAGVRSLEGGGRVAVELAPRPALYAGPGA from the coding sequence GTGGGTGACGTGCTGGGTGTGGCGGTGCTGGGTGCGGGACACATGGGAGCCGATCACCTGCGGCGGCTCGATCAGGTGGTGAGCGGCGCCCGGGTCGCCGCGGTGGCCGACCCCGACGCGGACCGCGCGAAGGAGGCGGTGGCCGGGCTGGCCGGGGTCACGGTGCACACCGAGACCGAGGCGGCGCTGGACGCGCCGGGCGTGGAGGCCGTACTGATCGCCTCGCCCGGCCCCGCGCACGAGGAGGCGCTGCGCGCGGCGCTCGCGCGCGGGCTGCCGGTGCTGTGCGAGAAGCCCATGGTGCCGGAGTCCGCCGGGGCGCTGCGGGTGGTCGAGGCGGAGGCGCGGCTCGGGCGGCGGCTGGCGCAGGTCGGGTTCATGCGGCGCTACGACCCGGAGTACGGGCGGCTGAAGGAGCTGCTGGACTCCGGGCGGCTGGGCCGGACGCTGATGCTGCACTGCGTGCACCGCAATGTGTCCTCGCCACCGGACTTCACCAGCGCGATGCTGATCGACAGTTCCGTCGCGCACGAGATCGACGCGGCCCGCTGGCTGCTGGCGCAGGAGCTGACCGCGGTGACGGTGGTGCGGCCGCGCCCCTCCGCGCTCGCCCCCGAAGGGCTGCTGGACCCGCAGTTCGTGCTGTTCGAGACCGAGGCCGGAGCGCTCGTGGACGTGGAGGTGTTCGTCAACTGCGGCTTCGGCTACCAGGTGCGCTGCGAGGCGGTCTGCGAGGCGGGCAGCGCGCGGATCGGCGAGGAGCGCTCGGTGCTGGTCACGGCCGGCGGTGAGGCGCGCGCGCAGGTGCCGCGCGACTATCTGGTCCGGTTCGCGCAGGCCTACGACCGGGAGGTGCAGGCGTGGGTCGACGCCACCCGGCGGGGGCGGGTGACGGGGCCGAGCGCCTGGGACGGGTACGCGGCGGCCGCGGTCGCCGAGGCCGGGGTGCGCTCCCTGGAGGGCGGTGGCCGCGTGGCCGTGGAACTAGCCCCGCGCCCGGCGCTGTACGCGGGCCCGGGGGCCTGA
- a CDS encoding PP2C family protein-serine/threonine phosphatase: MPSHLSADHPAAQPPGRGRVDALISQARRLKGEVDAVRRDAQGDGTDDPHGRWQRALYDLALHQLEDLDEHLAQLRDGPRPEPAPRSPVPAARTASACAADRSLLSRVGSAEWDLLTDAATWSPELYAILGRDPATPPLTLDELPSLVFEEDRPKLTAMVTGCLVDARRIDGEIRVVRPGGEVRTVHMMGEPVLDADGSTASMWAVLRDVSELRRSRQAVSETRDSLQRHRQQEQAEHRLAVELQEAVLPAWRGTLRLPHHGRQSLDLSGRCLPSTTSTQAGGTWYDALELPGDDTLLSVGDLTGHGPAATTGMAVLLGALRGMAMTGTRPGPLMTLLNRLLDTTAQPALGSAVCCRYRPETRTLVWAHAGHPAPLLFRDGTGRRLTPPDGVLLGATPGAAYGEAEEILETGDVLLLHTDGLMPGPATGPVSGDRLLGLAPRFAAAATAEDCLRVVVEELGGSDREIDGCVLVARVPAGHGAP; this comes from the coding sequence ATGCCGTCCCATCTCTCCGCGGACCACCCAGCCGCCCAGCCGCCCGGACGCGGCCGGGTCGACGCCCTCATCTCGCAGGCGCGGCGGCTCAAGGGCGAGGTGGACGCGGTACGGCGGGACGCGCAGGGGGACGGCACGGACGACCCGCACGGACGCTGGCAACGCGCCCTGTACGACCTGGCGTTGCACCAGCTGGAGGACCTCGACGAGCACCTGGCCCAGCTGCGCGACGGGCCCCGGCCCGAGCCGGCGCCGCGCTCCCCGGTGCCGGCCGCCCGCACCGCGTCCGCCTGCGCCGCGGACAGGTCGCTGCTCAGCCGGGTCGGCAGCGCCGAGTGGGACCTGCTGACCGACGCGGCCACCTGGTCCCCGGAGCTGTACGCGATCCTGGGCCGCGACCCCGCCACTCCCCCGCTCACCCTGGACGAACTGCCGTCCCTGGTGTTCGAGGAGGACCGCCCGAAGCTGACCGCGATGGTCACGGGCTGTCTGGTGGACGCCCGCCGCATCGACGGCGAGATCCGCGTCGTCCGCCCCGGCGGCGAGGTGCGTACCGTGCACATGATGGGCGAGCCCGTGCTCGACGCCGACGGCAGCACCGCCTCGATGTGGGCGGTCCTGCGTGACGTCAGCGAACTGCGCCGCAGCCGGCAGGCCGTGAGCGAGACCCGTGACTCGCTCCAGCGCCACCGGCAGCAGGAGCAGGCCGAGCACCGGCTTGCGGTCGAGTTGCAGGAGGCCGTGCTGCCGGCGTGGCGCGGCACCCTGCGGCTCCCGCACCACGGCCGGCAGAGCCTGGACCTGTCGGGCCGCTGTCTGCCCTCGACGACGAGCACGCAGGCCGGCGGAACCTGGTACGACGCGCTGGAACTCCCGGGCGACGACACCCTGCTGAGCGTCGGCGACCTCACCGGACACGGACCGGCCGCGACCACCGGCATGGCGGTGCTGCTGGGCGCCCTGCGCGGCATGGCGATGACCGGCACCCGGCCGGGCCCGCTGATGACCCTGCTCAACCGGCTGCTGGACACCACCGCCCAGCCCGCCCTCGGCAGCGCCGTCTGCTGCCGCTACCGCCCCGAGACCCGCACGCTGGTCTGGGCCCACGCCGGACACCCCGCCCCGTTGTTGTTCCGCGACGGGACGGGGCGCAGGCTGACCCCGCCGGACGGCGTCCTGCTCGGCGCGACTCCCGGTGCTGCCTACGGCGAGGCCGAGGAGATCCTGGAGACGGGCGATGTGCTGCTGCTGCACACCGACGGGCTGATGCCCGGGCCGGCCACCGGACCGGTCTCCGGGGACCGCCTCCTCGGCCTGGCCCCGCGGTTCGCCGCGGCGGCGACCGCGGAGGACTGTCTGCGGGTGGTCGTGGAGGAGCTCGGCGGGAGCGATCGCGAGATCGACGGGTGCGTGCTCGTCGCCAGGGTGCCCGCGGGGCACGGGGCGCCCTGA
- a CDS encoding chaplin family protein, translated as MKRVTRNGVFAVAAASGAMALTMPAHADSAAEGVAAGSPGVISGNTVQLPVHVPVNVCGNTVNVVGLLNPAAGNTCVNEGGDGKSSGGGATAQSAVQGSPGVISGNGVQLPVDVPVNVSGNTMDVVGIGNPVFGNKSENTSGGEGPKSPGKPEQPGTPDRPGTPDVPVKPRPETGTPPVEAHPEPAPAPQAERPPAPTVLADTGTDTVLPAALGATALVLGGAALRRRFRPGDGD; from the coding sequence ATGAAACGGGTTACCCGAAACGGTGTGTTCGCCGTCGCCGCCGCGTCCGGTGCGATGGCTCTGACGATGCCCGCGCACGCCGACTCCGCGGCGGAGGGCGTCGCGGCCGGCTCGCCCGGCGTGATCTCCGGCAACACCGTGCAGCTTCCGGTGCACGTGCCGGTCAACGTGTGCGGGAACACCGTGAACGTGGTGGGACTGCTGAACCCCGCCGCGGGCAACACCTGCGTCAACGAGGGCGGCGACGGCAAGAGCTCCGGTGGGGGCGCGACCGCGCAGAGCGCCGTCCAGGGCTCGCCCGGCGTGATCTCCGGCAACGGGGTGCAGCTGCCCGTCGACGTCCCGGTCAACGTCAGCGGCAACACCATGGACGTGGTCGGCATCGGCAACCCGGTCTTCGGCAACAAGTCCGAGAACACCTCGGGCGGCGAAGGGCCCAAGAGCCCCGGCAAGCCCGAGCAGCCCGGCACCCCTGACCGGCCCGGTACGCCCGACGTGCCGGTGAAGCCGCGGCCCGAGACCGGCACGCCCCCGGTCGAGGCGCACCCCGAGCCCGCCCCCGCGCCGCAGGCGGAGCGCCCGCCGGCTCCGACCGTCCTCGCCGACACCGGCACGGACACGGTCCTGCCCGCCGCACTCGGCGCGACGGCCCTCGTCCTCGGCGGTGCCGCGCTGCGCCGCAGGTTCAGGCCGGGCGACGGCGACTGA
- a CDS encoding chemotaxis protein, protein MEHALSPTTLAELRRPRPYPAVSVLAPTHRREPEKNQDAVRLRNVVAEAKKQLEHDPAVPRERRADVVAQLDRALSEVDLTHTEDGLVIFAAPGEHQVWSVARPVPERVVLSDTFLTRNLVSAQAADRPFWVLSVASDRVTLWNGGTDRVVEERSGPFPMIRDRENFDPERQQRVGDQPSGYRDERTRLFLREADRAVRAVLRDSPRPLYVTGEPAALALLNEVGEVTKGAAQVPRGGLAHANPETVWLALRPLIQAEEARTVDSVADQLEAARGHREFVAGVDEVWQNAKQARVRLLAVEENYRVTVRDDGDHLIPADGGDLDACEDIVDEIVEKCLETGAEVRFVPDGTLGDAGGIAGVLRY, encoded by the coding sequence ATGGAGCACGCACTCAGTCCCACGACCCTCGCCGAGCTGCGCCGCCCGCGCCCCTACCCCGCGGTGTCCGTGCTGGCGCCGACCCACCGCCGGGAACCGGAGAAGAACCAGGACGCGGTCCGGCTGCGCAATGTGGTGGCCGAGGCCAAGAAACAGCTGGAGCACGACCCGGCGGTGCCCCGCGAACGGCGTGCCGACGTCGTCGCCCAGCTCGACCGGGCCCTGTCCGAGGTGGATCTCACGCACACCGAGGACGGGCTGGTGATCTTCGCGGCGCCGGGTGAGCACCAGGTGTGGTCGGTCGCGCGGCCCGTGCCCGAGCGGGTGGTGCTGTCGGACACCTTCCTCACCCGCAACCTGGTCTCCGCGCAGGCCGCGGACCGGCCGTTCTGGGTGCTGTCGGTCGCGTCCGACCGGGTCACGCTGTGGAACGGCGGAACCGACCGGGTCGTCGAGGAGCGCTCCGGCCCCTTCCCGATGATCCGCGACCGGGAGAACTTCGACCCCGAGCGCCAGCAACGCGTCGGCGACCAGCCGAGCGGCTACCGCGACGAGCGCACCCGCCTCTTCCTGCGGGAGGCCGACCGCGCGGTCCGCGCCGTCCTGCGCGACAGCCCGCGCCCGCTGTACGTGACCGGCGAGCCCGCCGCGCTGGCCCTGCTGAACGAGGTCGGCGAGGTCACCAAGGGCGCGGCCCAGGTCCCGCGCGGCGGTCTGGCGCACGCCAACCCGGAGACGGTGTGGCTGGCGCTGCGCCCGCTGATCCAGGCGGAGGAGGCCCGCACCGTGGACAGCGTGGCCGACCAGCTCGAAGCGGCCCGCGGCCACCGGGAGTTCGTGGCCGGCGTGGACGAGGTCTGGCAGAACGCCAAGCAGGCCCGCGTGCGGCTGCTCGCCGTGGAGGAGAACTACCGGGTGACCGTGCGCGACGACGGCGACCACCTGATCCCGGCCGACGGCGGCGACCTCGACGCGTGCGAGGACATCGTGGACGAGATCGTCGAGAAGTGCCTGGAGACCGGCGCCGAGGTGCGTTTCGTCCCCGACGGCACCCTGGGCGACGCGGGCGGCATCGCCGGAGTGCTGCGCTACTGA
- a CDS encoding aminoglycoside phosphotransferase family protein — protein MYAASSSVSAPPRPLHPRPGGGGPYLAPARPASPVLGQGTARRGGGFTQPLSGRLDLSGPQGAQLRTAIASVHRICPEFAPVQVLRRSGRSVLLVGTTGRSTAVAKCLLDHSPVWAERIRHEIAAYRSFVRHRPPVRVPRLIAADPDNCTLVIERMPGRAAALQRHPAEAPPRGDIRAALGAICRLNAWRPPAGTFDAPLDYAMRINRYHELGLLTDRDLGDLQKLLHGIALASGRQGMGQFCHGDALLSNVLLSPAGPVLVDWEHAGWYLPGYDLATLWSVLAKAPGARRHISQIAQSAGPAARDAFLVNLMLVLTREIRTYETAVQRSMHEAAPAAPGAAHPGAVPSGEEQRLLLRRLHDDCQMARRAVRAAVGTR, from the coding sequence ATGTACGCAGCATCGTCCTCCGTGTCCGCCCCGCCCCGGCCGCTGCACCCCCGCCCGGGTGGCGGCGGCCCCTACCTCGCCCCCGCGCGCCCGGCCTCCCCCGTGCTCGGTCAGGGCACGGCGCGGCGCGGCGGGGGGTTCACCCAGCCGCTCAGCGGGAGACTCGACCTGTCCGGCCCACAGGGCGCCCAGCTGCGCACGGCGATCGCGTCCGTGCACCGGATCTGCCCGGAGTTCGCTCCGGTGCAGGTGCTGCGGCGCAGCGGGCGGTCCGTGCTCCTGGTCGGCACGACCGGACGCAGCACGGCCGTCGCCAAGTGTTTACTGGACCACTCCCCTGTGTGGGCGGAGAGGATCCGGCACGAAATAGCTGCATACCGCTCGTTCGTCCGGCACCGCCCTCCGGTGCGGGTGCCGAGGCTGATCGCAGCGGATCCGGACAACTGCACCCTGGTGATCGAGCGGATGCCGGGACGGGCGGCGGCGTTACAGCGGCACCCGGCCGAGGCGCCGCCGCGGGGGGACATCCGGGCGGCGCTCGGCGCGATCTGCCGGCTGAACGCCTGGCGGCCGCCGGCGGGCACGTTCGACGCGCCGCTGGACTACGCGATGCGGATCAACCGGTACCACGAGCTGGGACTGCTGACCGACCGGGACCTCGGCGACCTGCAGAAGCTGCTGCACGGCATCGCCCTGGCGTCCGGGCGGCAGGGCATGGGCCAGTTCTGCCACGGGGACGCGCTGCTGTCGAACGTGCTGCTGTCGCCGGCCGGTCCGGTGCTGGTGGACTGGGAGCACGCGGGCTGGTACCTGCCGGGCTACGACCTGGCCACGCTGTGGTCGGTGCTCGCGAAGGCCCCGGGGGCGCGGCGGCACATCAGCCAGATCGCGCAGTCCGCGGGCCCGGCCGCGCGGGACGCGTTCCTGGTCAACCTGATGCTGGTGCTGACCCGCGAGATCCGCACCTACGAGACGGCAGTGCAGCGTTCGATGCACGAGGCGGCCCCGGCGGCGCCGGGGGCGGCACATCCGGGTGCCGTGCCGTCCGGCGAGGAGCAGCGGCTGCTGCTGCGGCGGTTGCACGACGACTGCCAGATGGCCCGCCGGGCGGTGCGCGCGGCGGTCGGCACGCGCTGA